The window ACCTGCCACCCGTTGCCGCTTGGTTGGGGGCGTGATTTTAACGGCGGCGCGACCTCCGTTCAACGAGACGGCGGCACATTCACGGGGGGGTGGCCCGCGGAACCCACGCGCCATCCTGGTGTTTCATCTTGTGAATGCCTGGCTGTCCCGCAAGATAGCCGAAAACAACCGCGCGGCGGCAGATGGCCGCGCAGAGAAGGAGCCGGCACGATGAAAAAGTGGATAACCTTTGCTCTGGTTGCCGCGGCAGCTGCCGCCGGATTCAGCTATGCCGCTGCGCAGCCGCCCGCGCCGCCTGATTGCGCCGGCCCTGCCCAAGGCCGCGGTCACGGCCCCGGACCTATGCGTGACCTGTTCGTGCAGGCCGACAAAAACAAGGACCGGCAAATCACGTTTGAAGAACTGACCGCCGTCAAGCCGGACTTCCCCAAGGACCAGTTTGAAAGGATGGACCAGAACAACGACGGCGTGTTGTCGCCGGCAGACCGGCCCCTGCACGATCAGCGCGGCCCGCACGGCCCGCGCGGCGAAGCCGCCCCGGGCGGACGCAGCCCGCGTGGTCACGCGCTGCGCCCCGATGTCGCGCGCATCCGCGCCGCGGACAAGAATGACGACCGGCAAGTCTCGCCCGAGGAGTTCCGTGCGGCGTTCCCCGGCGCGCCGGAAGATGCGTTCAAGCGCAGGGACCGGAACGGCGACGGCATGCTCAGCAGCGCGGATTTGCCCAAAGGGGGGCCGGAGGGAAGGCCCCAGGGGCCGCCCGTCGAGCGCATCCGCGCCGCCGATAAGGATGAAGACGGCAAAGTGACGCCCGAAGAATGGAAGGCTGCGTTTCCGCATGCGCCCGAACAGGTCTTTGGACGCCTGGACCGGAATGGCGACGGCGCGCTCTCGCCCGCGGATGCGCCCAAGGGCGCGCCTCCCGCGGCCCTGGACCAGAAAACAGGCAAGTCCCGGCCTGAGAAGCTGCGGCATGCCGCCAGCCTGGTCGAGCGCTTGCGCAAGGCGGATACGGACAACGACGGCCAGGTAACCCCCGACGAATTCAAAGCGGCATTCCCGAAGGCAAAGGAAGGCCGTTTCGAGAAACTCGACCGGAACGACGATGGCGTGTTGACTGAGGCGGACCGCGGCAAACCGGCGCCGTAACCGGCCCAGCTGAAGTATACGCCTGCTATTACAGGGCGCGCGGATAACCCCGCGCGCCCTGTGCGTCAAGGGTGATATACGCAAGCCTCGTGGCACGAGCGTTCCTCCCGTGCGGAAGCCCGTGCCACGGGCAAGACCATCGGTAAGATGCTCCGCGTGGCCGGCGTCGATACGTCACCTTCCGCCCCCATGACTTCGGGGGTCCGGTGGAAGCCTGCGACATCGTTCAGTCGTCACCCCGCCAGGCAATACCCGCCGTCTGAAGCGCTCCCAATTGGCAAGCCTTTTGATTTGCGCCGGCTGCAAGCATGATAATCGAAAAAACTCTCATATAGAGGCCGGACCATGGTTGCCGTATCCGTCTTTTTTGCCGTGTATGCTTCCGCGCTGATGGCCGCGCCCGGCCAGGCGGACCTGCCAGCGGGGGCGACGCCAACCGCGCGCCGTCCCGTGGCGGAAGAATTCGCGGAGAAAGTGACGCGCGTTTCAGCCGGCGGTGAACAACAACGCACGGCCGTGATTGAATTCCCCGCTCAAAAAGCCCGTTTTGTGCGGCTGGTCATCGAGAGGACCAGTGGAAACTCGGAGCCGTGCCTGGATGAATTGGAGGTATACGGTCCCAACGGCACAGAGAATCTGGCCCTTGCGTCCCGCGGGGCCGCGGCAAGCGCGTCGTCGCTCCTGCCCGGGTATGCGATCCACGCCGTGAACCACTTGAACGATGGCCAGTATGGCAATTCCCATAGCTGGATAGCCGCCACGCTCGGAGAAGGCTGGGCGCAGATTGAATTGCCGGAAGCGGCGGAAGTGACTCGTGTGGTGGTTTCTCGGGACCGGCTGGGTGAATTTCAAGACCGCATAGCCGCCCAAGCGCAAGTACTGTTGTCGCTCGATGGAACGGACTGGCAGCAGGTGGGAGCGTTAGACTCCGCGCCGCTATTGCCTCGTCGGCGCAACCCGTTAAGCCAGTTTGACCTGATGCCCTGTTTGCGGGTGGACCGGCTGCCGGAAAAGAGCTGGCATGGCGTACTGCAATACGCTTTTCTGCGCGAACGCGATACGTGGAGCCGGATTCCAGACGACGATTACCTGTCGCCGCTGCTGACGGACCGACCGGCTTATCTGGGCGGCGCACCCTATTGGGGGCGCATCGCGCGCCTGTCGCCGTTGGACCGGGTTCTGACGCTCTACGCGGACATGATCGACCGGCTCGAAAAGCAGGGGCTGAACGTTGACACGGAGCGGCAGGAGTTGGCCCAATTCCAGGCGGCTGCGGACTCCGGCGCGGAATCCGGCGACGACCTCTACTTCGCAGCCCGCTGGGCCAAGCGGCGCTTGTTCTTCCGCGACCCCTCGCTGGCGCCCCTGGAGCATGTGCTGTTCGCCAAGCGGCATCCTTTCCTGGAATCGCACAACTACAGCGAGCACCTGGACGGTTGTCTTGAACCCGGCGGCGGCGTCTATGCGCTGCACGTCCCCCGCGACGGGCAGGGCGGCCTGCTCCCGGACGCGGCCGAGGTCGAACAACTGTTCGACGGCAGCGCGGGCATCGTCCGCGAGCCGGTGCTGGATTATGAGGCGCAGACCGTCTACTTCGCATATCGCCCGGAGATTCCAGAGGTTGCCGGATGGGACTCGTACTGGCACCTGTATGCGCTTTCCTTGAACAGCGGCGAAGTGCGGCGGCTCACCGAAGGCCCGTTTCACGACTTCGACGCGACCGTCCTGCCCGACGGCGGCGTGGCGTTCATCTCCACGCGGTGTGCGCTGCGTTTCCTCTGCTGGCGGCCGCAGGCGTATGTGCTCTACCGCATGGAGCGGGACGGCACGAATCTGTCACGGCTTTCCCACGCCAATCTGAGCGAGTGGAAGCCGTCCGTGATGAGCGACGGCCTCATTCTCTGGACGCGCT of the Candidatus Hydrogenedentota bacterium genome contains:
- a CDS encoding EF-hand domain-containing protein; translation: MKKWITFALVAAAAAAGFSYAAAQPPAPPDCAGPAQGRGHGPGPMRDLFVQADKNKDRQITFEELTAVKPDFPKDQFERMDQNNDGVLSPADRPLHDQRGPHGPRGEAAPGGRSPRGHALRPDVARIRAADKNDDRQVSPEEFRAAFPGAPEDAFKRRDRNGDGMLSSADLPKGGPEGRPQGPPVERIRAADKDEDGKVTPEEWKAAFPHAPEQVFGRLDRNGDGALSPADAPKGAPPAALDQKTGKSRPEKLRHAASLVERLRKADTDNDGQVTPDEFKAAFPKAKEGRFEKLDRNDDGVLTEADRGKPAP